The Thunnus thynnus chromosome 22, fThuThy2.1, whole genome shotgun sequence genome includes a window with the following:
- the LOC137174090 gene encoding leukotriene B4 receptor 1-like has protein sequence MAPSNSFPLMNNSTPRGGVNETIVDNQIATAMGALILSIVFLLGFPGNLFIIWSILARARKQSITTLLILNLAIADGSLMALTPFFIIYLVMKKWVFGNVMCKILFYLCLVNMYASIQLIMLMSLYRLVAVLWPQRVSAITGQRTVLRMLAVVWVLVMVASVPAIVFREEKLNEGRWVCDSYHDSNNQVVLQYTLELVLGFLIPYAIIVFSYICILRKIRQTKFRRRIRSEKLILAIVVTFCIFWLPYHVINMVQVTAALCRDGTAKKILDNIWRRSRAVTSAVAFMSSCANPVLYFFAGKSYIRREGLAFMARLFEGTGLESVTRKSRQNSQNSRDKDKDADAVMLKDKDQDSVTNSSSNVKPVKNGK, from the exons ATGGCCCCGAGTAACAGTTTTCCTCTCATGAACAACTCCACACCCCGTGGTGGAGTAAATGAAACCATTGTGGATAATCAAATCGCCACCGCTATGGGTGCCCTCATCCTAAGCATCGTCTTTCTCTTGGGCTTCCCTGGAAATCTCTTCATTATCTGGAGCATCCTGGCACGTGCCCGAAAGCAGTCCATCACCACCCTTCTCATCCTCAACCTAGCTATCGCAGACGGATCTCTGATGGCTTTGACCCCATTCTTCATCATCTACCTGGTTATGAAGAAGTGGGTGTTTGGGAATGTGATGTGTAAGATCCTCTTTTACCTCTGTCTGGTCAACATGTACGCCTCCATCCAGCTCATCATGCTGATGAGCCTCTACAGGTTGGTGGCAGTGCTGTGGCCGCAACGCGTCAGTGCCATCACGGGCCAGAGGACTGTCCTGCGGATGCTGGCGGTGGTGTGGGTGCTGGTAATGGTCGCCTCTGTTCCTGCAATTGTCTTTAGAGAAGAAAAGCTGAATGAGGGTCGCTGGGTGTGTGATTCATACCATGATTCAAACAACCAG GTGGTCCTCCAGTACACGTTGGAGCTCGTGTTGGGGTTTTTAATTCCCTACGCGATCATTGTATTTAGTTACATCTGCATCTTGAGGAAGATCCGGCAGACCAAGTTCCGCCGTCGCATCCGAAGTGAGAAGCTAATCCTGGCCATTGTGGTGACCTTCTGCATCTTTTGGTTACCCTACCATGTCATCAACATGGTGCAA GTTACAGCGGCTTTGTGTCGAGACGGTACAGCAAAAAAGAT ACTGGATAATATATGGCGCAGGAGCCGTGCTGTCACCTCAGCCGTGGCGTTCATGAGCAGCTGTGCCAACCCGGTGCTCTACTTCTTCGCAGGAAAGTCCTACATCCGGCGAGAAGGGCTGGCGTTCATGGCCCGCTTGTTTGAGGGCACAGGGCTGGAGTCAGTCACCCGGAAGAGTCGACAGAACAGCCAGAACAGTcgtgacaaagacaaagacgCAGATGCCGTCATGCTGAAAGACAAAGATCAGGACTCTGTTACCAACTCGAGCTCTAATGTCAAACCAGTGAAGAATGGTAAGTAG
- the ltb4r gene encoding leukotriene B4 receptor 1: MMASNITTTSSTASFSLPISVSAQVGIAILTLAFVLGFPGNLFVVWSVFCRVRKRSVTCLLVLNLAMADAFVLLSAPLFLRYLAGGRGWEFGSAACKLVHYLSNVNMYVSIYLICLMSMDRWMAVTRPFVSQRMRTKRSLLFLLLGVWVISFILALPMPFYRSNLKKPFPNNVTLRFCVPYHWGSVGHKVFQYVFETVMGCLAPLSLIISCYSSVICRLRNAKFHRRSQGSRLILLIISAFAVFWLPYHIINIIEVIGLLGSKSVLKAAATARPNVTAFAYFSSAVNPILYVFAGSSHIRQAGLSFMGKLFEATNSESRSTSTTRSGRTGSSPDESSVLQTMSVKLGKAFKGKNKESSSSMAARDSEFNTLASVEQVE; the protein is encoded by the exons ATGATGGCTTCCAATatcaccaccacctcctccactgCCTCATTCTCTCTGCCCATCAGCGTCTCAGCTCAGGTCGGCATCGCAATCCTGACCCTGGCGTTTGTGCTGGGCTTCCCTGGGAACCTGTTTGTGGTTTGGTCTGTGTTTTGCAGAGTGAGGAAGAGATCAGTGACTTGTTTATTGGTGCTGAATCTGGCCATGGCGGATGCTTTTGTGCTGCTCAGTGCTCCTCTTTTCTTGCGGTACCTGGCCGGCGGCCGGGGCTGGGAGTTTGGCTCAGCGGCATGCAAGCTGGTGCATTACCTgtcaaatgtgaacatgtacGTGTCCATCTACCTCATCTGCCTTATGAGCATGGACCGCTGGATGGCTGTCACAAGGCCTTTTGTGTCTCAGAGAATGAGAACCAAGCGTTCCCTGTTGTTCCTCCTGCTGGGAGTCTGGGTGATTTCGTTCATCCTGGCACTGCCGATGCCCTTCTACCGCAG CAATCTTAAGAAGCCATTTCCAAACAATGTCACCCTGAGATTTTGCGTCCCGTACCACTGGGGCAGCGTGGGTCACAAGGTATTCCAGTACGTGTTTGAGACCGTCATGGGCTGCCTGGCGCCCTTGTCCCTCATCATCTCCTGTTACTCCTCCGTCATCTGTCGCCTGAGAAACGCCAAGTTCCACCGCAGAAGTCAAGGCAGCCGCTTGATCCTGCTGATCATCAGTGCCTTTGCCGTATTCTGGCTGCCCTAtcacatcatcaacatcatagag GTGATTGGTCTGTTGGGCAGTAAATCAGTGCTCAAAGCTGCTGCTACAGCCCGTCCCAATGTCACAGCCTTCGCCTACTTCAGCAGCGCCGTCAACCCCATCCTCTATGTGTTCGCCGGCAGCTCCCACATTCGTCAGGCTGGCCTCAGTTTCATGGGCAAACTGTTCGAGGCCACCAACTCGGAGAGCAGGAGCACGTCAACTACCCGCAGCGGCCGCACAGGCTCTTCACCAGATGAGAGCTCTGTTCTGCAGACAATGTCGGTCAAATTGGGGAAGGCTTTTAAAGGCAAGAAcaaggagagcagcagcagcatggcaGCGAGAGATTCGGAATTCAATACTCTGGCAAGTGTTGAGCAGGTAGAATAG